A single window of Streptomyces cathayae DNA harbors:
- a CDS encoding sec-independent translocase — MFNDIGPLELVTLVVLAVLVFGPDKLPKVIQDVSRTIRKIRDFSDSAKQDIREELGPEFKDFEFEDLNPKTFIRKQLDSDELGLKEIRSGFDLKKEMADVTDAVNGRDSTSSAAGSAASSASAASAASSRGGRIDMTKKPEPSAADDRPPFDADAT, encoded by the coding sequence GTGTTCAATGACATAGGACCGCTCGAGCTGGTGACGCTCGTCGTCCTCGCCGTGCTCGTCTTCGGTCCGGACAAGCTCCCCAAGGTCATCCAGGACGTGAGCAGGACGATCCGGAAGATCCGTGACTTCTCGGACAGCGCCAAGCAGGACATCCGCGAGGAACTGGGCCCGGAGTTCAAGGACTTCGAATTCGAGGACCTCAACCCCAAGACGTTCATCCGCAAGCAGCTGGACAGCGACGAACTGGGGCTCAAGGAGATCCGCAGCGGCTTCGACCTGAAGAAGGAGATGGCCGACGTCACGGACGCCGTCAACGGCCGTGACTCCACGTCGTCCGCCGCCGGGTCTGCTGCGTCCTCTGCGTCTGCTGCGTCTGCTGCGTCTTCTAGGGGGGGCCGCATCGACATGACGAAGAAGCCCGAGCCGTCGGCCGCCGACGACCGCCCGCCGTTCGACGCGGACGCCACCTGA
- a CDS encoding S1C family serine protease — translation MNEGKPTKAGPTGEQEEPAGPVVAGATPAEAANRDAAPDRERAREADGDFELARPAAPATTPGGDYELHRPLSPEATEATEATEATTATETGGAAVTGPPAGVVEPAGAGYGVGQTEQPRPLHDPDPYSTPPYGEPGPWAPAPPVQHPAATPAQGTAAPPPAPHPAPDTPAPGAPAPATAVPTVPAASVAPAVPEPGPPAVFATDAPAATDVTAAADPWQRYDPWAAPAAGASAPLQQTGVAEPTKDQRRKRARRGLVGLLLVVALASGGVGGIVGAHLERNGGVGAVELPQAGEEPAGREPGSIAGIAARALPSVVTLHVSGAGSAGTGTGFVLDGRGHILTNDHVVQPAGSDGEITVTFHSGDTAKATLVGRDSGYDLAVVKVKGVSGLDPLPLGNSDNVRVGDPVIAIGAPFDLAGTVTAGIISARERPITAGGGRGDGSDVSYVDALQTDAPINPGNSGGPLLDAQARVIGINSAIRSAGSGGDEGESGQAGSIGLGFAIPVNQGKRVAEELINTGRATHPVIGITLDMDYAGDGARVGARSSDGGPPVSTGGPGDKAGIKAGDVITKVDGRRVHSGEELIVKTRAHRPGDRLELILERDGEEREVSLVLGSSGGD, via the coding sequence ATGAACGAGGGGAAGCCCACGAAGGCGGGCCCGACGGGGGAACAGGAGGAGCCCGCCGGGCCGGTGGTGGCCGGAGCCACCCCGGCCGAGGCGGCGAACCGGGACGCGGCGCCCGACCGGGAGCGTGCACGGGAGGCCGACGGGGACTTCGAGCTCGCGCGACCTGCCGCACCCGCGACCACCCCCGGGGGCGACTACGAACTGCACCGGCCCCTGAGCCCCGAGGCCACGGAAGCCACGGAAGCCACGGAAGCCACGACGGCCACGGAGACCGGTGGGGCAGCGGTGACAGGCCCTCCTGCCGGGGTCGTCGAACCCGCCGGGGCCGGATACGGCGTGGGGCAGACCGAGCAGCCCCGGCCGCTGCACGATCCCGACCCCTACAGCACCCCGCCGTACGGTGAGCCGGGGCCCTGGGCTCCCGCGCCCCCGGTCCAGCATCCGGCGGCAACTCCCGCGCAGGGCACGGCGGCCCCGCCCCCGGCGCCGCACCCGGCCCCGGACACGCCGGCGCCCGGCGCGCCCGCCCCGGCCACCGCCGTTCCCACCGTGCCCGCCGCGTCCGTCGCTCCCGCCGTGCCCGAGCCCGGCCCCCCGGCCGTCTTCGCCACGGACGCCCCGGCTGCCACGGACGTCACGGCGGCAGCCGACCCCTGGCAGCGTTACGACCCCTGGGCGGCGCCCGCCGCCGGGGCGAGTGCGCCGTTGCAGCAGACCGGGGTCGCCGAGCCCACGAAGGACCAGCGGCGCAAGCGCGCCCGGAGGGGGCTCGTCGGCCTCCTGCTGGTGGTCGCGCTCGCCTCCGGCGGTGTCGGCGGAATCGTGGGTGCCCACCTGGAGCGCAACGGTGGTGTGGGTGCCGTCGAACTGCCGCAGGCCGGGGAGGAGCCCGCCGGACGGGAACCCGGGAGCATCGCCGGGATCGCCGCGCGGGCGCTGCCCAGCGTCGTCACCCTGCACGTCAGCGGCGCCGGGTCGGCGGGCACCGGTACCGGGTTCGTGCTCGACGGCCGCGGGCACATCCTCACCAACGACCATGTCGTGCAGCCCGCCGGAAGCGACGGCGAGATCACCGTCACCTTCCACAGCGGCGACACCGCGAAGGCCACGCTCGTCGGCCGGGACAGCGGCTACGACCTCGCCGTGGTGAAGGTCAAGGGCGTCAGCGGACTGGACCCCCTGCCCCTCGGCAACTCGGACAACGTGCGGGTGGGCGATCCCGTCATCGCCATCGGCGCCCCCTTCGACCTGGCCGGCACGGTCACCGCCGGCATCATCAGCGCGCGGGAACGCCCCATCACGGCGGGGGGCGGACGGGGCGACGGCAGCGACGTGTCCTACGTCGACGCCCTGCAGACCGACGCGCCGATCAACCCCGGCAACTCCGGCGGCCCCCTGCTCGACGCCCAGGCCCGCGTGATCGGCATCAACTCCGCCATCCGCTCCGCCGGCAGCGGTGGCGACGAGGGGGAGAGCGGCCAGGCGGGCTCCATAGGGCTCGGGTTCGCCATCCCCGTCAACCAGGGCAAGCGCGTCGCCGAGGAACTGATCAACACCGGTAGGGCGACCCATCCGGTGATCGGCATCACCCTGGACATGGACTACGCCGGCGACGGAGCCCGCGTCGGCGCCAGGAGCAGCGACGGCGGGCCCCCGGTCAGCACCGGCGGGCCCGGCGACAAGGCCGGGATCAAGGCCGGCGACGTCATCACGAAGGTCGACGGCCGACGCGTCCACTCGGGTGAGGAACTCATCGTCAAGACCCGCGCCCACCGCCCCGGCGACCGGCTGGAACTCATCCTGGAACGGGACGGCGAGGAGCGGGAGGTCTCGCTGGTGCTCGGGTCCTCCGGCGGTGACTGA
- a CDS encoding zf-HC2 domain-containing protein, producing the protein MSGSRPKPAEGHLAEQHLGDRLSALVDGELGHDARERVLAHVATCAKCRTEVDAQRRLKNVFAKAAPPPPSESFLARLQGLPAGGDLGGGSPLGGGGLPGDPSGPHGRISGVFGTGGRDERFEFAYAPSRRHAPLPAGAIGADRGFRIHDVSRPEPDRPASRGLRFAAAAAGAVSLAAIALGGVAGVTPTDTVARGSGSGSNAIPMRTQGSAAATAPDSQRRRGAAPSVGQPQGQSAPDDAPAQASAPLLPGVPPPAHRHHSALAAPVMVDAVLVSPLIPPLSTAPPLVLSTWETTTGLMTPGAFPTAPVSAAPGSAATGSTVGATATPAPAVSSAASDSSTSSGSSGSSVSSASSRMLR; encoded by the coding sequence GTGAGTGGGTCACGGCCGAAACCTGCCGAGGGACACCTCGCAGAGCAGCACCTGGGAGACCGACTCTCCGCCCTGGTGGACGGAGAGCTCGGTCATGACGCGCGAGAGCGCGTACTGGCGCACGTCGCCACCTGCGCGAAATGCAGAACGGAGGTGGACGCGCAGCGCCGCCTGAAGAACGTCTTCGCGAAGGCGGCCCCGCCACCGCCCTCCGAGAGCTTCCTGGCCCGCCTCCAGGGCCTGCCCGCGGGCGGTGACCTCGGAGGTGGCTCACCGCTGGGTGGAGGAGGGCTGCCGGGCGACCCGTCCGGACCGCACGGCCGGATCTCCGGAGTCTTCGGGACCGGCGGTCGTGACGAGCGGTTCGAGTTCGCCTACGCGCCCTCCCGGCGGCACGCTCCGCTGCCGGCGGGCGCGATCGGAGCCGACCGGGGTTTCCGCATCCATGACGTCAGCCGGCCGGAGCCGGACCGGCCCGCCTCGCGCGGGCTGCGGTTCGCCGCCGCTGCCGCCGGAGCGGTGTCGCTGGCCGCGATCGCCCTCGGCGGTGTGGCCGGGGTCACGCCCACCGACACGGTGGCCCGCGGCTCGGGCAGCGGCAGCAACGCGATCCCGATGCGCACCCAGGGCAGTGCGGCGGCGACGGCGCCCGACTCCCAGCGGCGCCGCGGCGCCGCACCGTCGGTCGGTCAGCCGCAGGGGCAGAGCGCCCCGGACGACGCTCCGGCACAGGCTTCCGCGCCGTTGCTTCCCGGGGTGCCGCCGCCCGCCCACCGGCACCACAGCGCCCTGGCGGCCCCGGTCATGGTCGACGCGGTCCTGGTGTCCCCGCTGATACCGCCGCTCAGCACGGCCCCGCCGCTCGTGCTGTCCACGTGGGAGACGACCACCGGGCTCATGACGCCCGGTGCGTTCCCCACCGCCCCCGTGTCCGCAGCTCCTGGTTCCGCCGCGACCGGTTCCACGGTCGGTGCGACCGCGACTCCGGCCCCCGCTGTGTCCTCGGCGGCCTCGGACTCCTCGACTTCCTCGGGTTCCTCGGGTTCCTCCGTTTCCTCGGCGTCCTCCCGCATGCTCCGCTGA
- the sigE gene encoding RNA polymerase sigma factor SigE, with translation MLRRFLGSAGRPKSVNDTVADHIHAAGPAQTASFSTDADGQAWTPPTWEEIVSTHSGRVYRLAYRLTGNQHDAEDLTQEVFVRVFRSLSTYTPGTFEGWLHRITTNLFLDMVRRKQRIRFDSLGDDAAERLPSKEPSPQQIFNDTHFDADVQQALDTLAPEFRAAVVLCDIEGLSYEEIAATLGVKLGTVRSRIHRGRSQLRKALAHRSPQARAERRSFVPRVPALGGGGTSA, from the coding sequence GTGCTCAGGCGCTTCCTCGGATCGGCGGGCAGGCCGAAATCCGTGAACGACACCGTTGCTGACCACATCCACGCCGCCGGGCCGGCCCAGACCGCGAGCTTCTCCACCGACGCGGACGGGCAGGCGTGGACTCCGCCCACCTGGGAGGAGATCGTCAGCACGCACAGCGGCCGGGTCTACCGGCTCGCCTACCGTCTCACCGGTAACCAGCACGACGCGGAGGACCTCACCCAGGAGGTCTTCGTCCGCGTCTTCCGCTCCCTGTCGACGTACACGCCGGGCACCTTCGAGGGCTGGCTGCACCGCATCACCACCAACCTCTTCCTGGACATGGTGCGCCGTAAGCAGCGGATCCGGTTCGACTCGCTGGGTGACGACGCGGCCGAGCGGCTGCCCAGCAAGGAGCCCAGCCCCCAGCAGATCTTCAACGACACCCACTTCGACGCGGACGTCCAGCAGGCCCTCGACACCCTCGCTCCGGAGTTCCGCGCCGCGGTCGTCCTCTGCGACATCGAGGGACTGTCGTACGAGGAGATCGCCGCGACCCTCGGCGTCAAGCTCGGCACGGTCCGGTCCCGGATCCACCGCGGGCGCTCCCAGCTGCGCAAGGCGCTCGCTCACCGCTCGCCCCAGGCGCGCGCGGAGCGCCGCTCCTTCGTGCCGCGTGTTCCCGCACTGGGAGGAGGGGGCACGAGCGCGTGA
- a CDS encoding O-methyltransferase — MSGFPAPTDKVTPRQPRGQERVITANRQTSWAFSDAYVAEDEALHWARDRAREAGLRSVAPGTGAALRLLAATVDAKAVAEIGTGCGVSGVHLLHGMRPDGVLTTVDQEPEHQQSARQAFRTAGFAANRARFIPGRALDVLPRLADSGYDLVFCDGDRLEYQDYLAESLRLLRPGGLVAFEGVFASGRTVDSGPQPTEVLRLRELVRTVRESQELVSSLLPVGDGLLCAVKR; from the coding sequence ATCAGTGGGTTCCCGGCGCCAACGGATAAAGTCACGCCGAGGCAACCACGGGGACAGGAGAGGGTCATTACCGCCAACCGGCAGACGAGCTGGGCGTTCTCGGACGCCTATGTCGCCGAGGACGAGGCGCTGCACTGGGCCCGGGACCGGGCTCGCGAGGCAGGGCTGCGCTCGGTGGCGCCCGGCACGGGCGCGGCTCTGCGGTTGCTCGCGGCCACCGTGGACGCCAAGGCGGTCGCGGAGATCGGCACGGGATGCGGAGTCTCCGGGGTCCACCTGCTGCACGGCATGCGGCCGGACGGGGTGCTGACCACCGTCGACCAGGAGCCGGAGCACCAGCAGTCGGCCCGTCAGGCCTTCCGCACGGCGGGCTTCGCCGCCAACCGGGCCCGCTTCATCCCCGGCCGGGCCCTGGACGTCCTGCCCCGTCTCGCGGACTCCGGTTACGACCTCGTCTTCTGCGACGGTGACCGGCTCGAGTACCAGGACTATCTCGCCGAATCGTTGCGTCTGCTGCGCCCGGGAGGCCTGGTCGCCTTCGAAGGGGTCTTCGCGAGCGGCAGGACGGTGGACTCCGGTCCGCAGCCCACCGAGGTGCTGCGGCTGCGGGAACTGGTGCGGACCGTGCGTGAGAGCCAGGAGCTGGTGTCGTCACTGCTGCCCGTGGGCGACGGACTGCTCTGCGCGGTGAAACGGTGA
- a CDS encoding DUF3117 domain-containing protein translates to MAAMKPRTGDGPLEVTKEGRGIVMRVPLEGGGRLVVELTPDEADALGDALKKVVG, encoded by the coding sequence ATGGCGGCCATGAAGCCGCGGACGGGTGATGGCCCGCTCGAGGTGACCAAGGAGGGGCGGGGCATCGTCATGCGCGTTCCGCTCGAAGGCGGCGGTCGGCTCGTCGTCGAGCTGACCCCGGACGAGGCCGACGCGCTCGGCGACGCCCTCAAGAAGGTCGTCGGCTGA
- a CDS encoding enoyl-CoA hydratase/isomerase family protein has translation MADTVLYEVRDGLATITLNRPEAMNALNVAAKVALRDAVRAAADDDAVRAVLLTAAGDRAFCVGQDLKEHIGLLVADREDGTGRTMETVREHYNPIVKALAGAAKPVVAAVNGVAAGAGFGFALAADYRIVADTAAFNTSFAGVALTADSGISWTLPRVVGPGRATDLLLFPRTIPAQEAYDLGIANRLVPAAELRAEAEKTARALAAGPTVAYAALKESVAYGLGHSLEETLEKEDELQTRAGASEDHAIAVRAFVDKEKPKYLGR, from the coding sequence ATGGCCGACACCGTGCTCTACGAGGTGCGCGACGGACTCGCGACGATCACGCTGAACCGCCCGGAGGCGATGAACGCGCTGAACGTGGCGGCGAAGGTCGCGCTCCGGGACGCGGTCCGGGCCGCCGCGGACGACGACGCCGTGCGGGCCGTGCTGCTGACCGCCGCCGGTGACCGGGCGTTCTGCGTCGGGCAGGACCTCAAGGAGCACATCGGGCTGCTGGTCGCCGACCGCGAGGACGGCACGGGGCGGACGATGGAGACGGTGCGCGAGCACTACAACCCGATCGTGAAGGCGCTCGCCGGGGCCGCGAAGCCGGTGGTCGCCGCGGTGAACGGGGTCGCGGCCGGGGCGGGCTTCGGCTTCGCGCTGGCGGCGGACTACCGGATCGTGGCCGACACGGCGGCGTTCAACACGTCGTTCGCCGGGGTCGCGCTGACCGCGGACTCGGGGATCTCCTGGACCCTGCCGCGGGTCGTCGGCCCCGGTCGCGCGACCGACCTGCTGCTCTTCCCGCGCACCATCCCGGCCCAGGAGGCGTACGACCTCGGGATCGCGAACCGGCTGGTCCCCGCCGCCGAGCTGCGCGCGGAGGCGGAGAAGACGGCGCGGGCGCTGGCCGCGGGGCCGACGGTGGCGTACGCGGCGCTGAAGGAGTCGGTGGCGTACGGGCTCGGCCACTCCCTGGAGGAGACGCTGGAGAAGGAGGACGAGCTCCAGACCCGGGCGGGCGCCTCCGAGGACCACGCGATCGCCGTGCGCGCCTTCGTCGACAAGGAGAAGCCGAAGTACCTGGGCCGCTGA
- a CDS encoding DNA-3-methyladenine glycosylase I, producing the protein MTGGAALAGPDGAPRCPWALSAEDYIAYHDQEWGRPVHGDDALFERLSLEAFQSGLSWITILRRRPGFRTAFAGFRIAAVAEFTDDDRERLLADTGIIRNRAKVDATLANARLLAGWAPGDLDALIWSHAPDRAGRPAPRTLADVPAVTPESTALSRALKKQGLRFVGPTTAYALMQACGLVDDHLKDCVARRP; encoded by the coding sequence GTGACCGGCGGCGCCGCCCTCGCCGGCCCGGACGGCGCCCCGCGCTGCCCCTGGGCCCTGTCCGCCGAGGACTACATCGCCTACCACGACCAGGAGTGGGGCCGCCCGGTCCACGGAGACGACGCCCTCTTCGAGCGGCTCAGCCTGGAGGCCTTCCAGTCCGGCCTGTCCTGGATCACGATCCTGCGCCGCCGTCCGGGCTTCCGTACCGCCTTCGCCGGTTTCCGGATCGCGGCCGTCGCGGAGTTCACCGACGACGACCGGGAGCGGCTGCTGGCCGACACCGGCATCATCCGCAATCGCGCCAAGGTCGACGCGACCCTGGCCAACGCACGCCTGCTGGCCGGGTGGGCGCCCGGCGACCTGGACGCCCTGATCTGGTCCCACGCCCCGGACCGGGCCGGCCGCCCGGCGCCGAGGACCCTCGCCGACGTCCCCGCGGTCACCCCCGAGTCGACGGCGCTGTCCAGGGCGCTGAAGAAACAGGGCCTGCGCTTCGTCGGCCCGACCACGGCCTACGCGCTGATGCAGGCCTGCGGCCTGGTCGACGACCACCTGAAGGACTGCGTCGCCCGGCGGCCCTGA
- a CDS encoding DivIVA domain protein, with the protein MVMFLFLVVALAVVVAAVTLAVVGGGENGPLPEAVPDRLTDSLPLDRPVGRADVDGLRIPLAVRGYRMADVDDALSRLGAELAERDARIADLESALVGARAAAAHISMEKPAAHPEGEQP; encoded by the coding sequence ATGGTTATGTTCCTGTTCCTGGTCGTCGCGCTCGCCGTAGTGGTCGCTGCGGTGACCCTCGCCGTGGTGGGCGGCGGAGAGAACGGGCCGCTGCCCGAGGCGGTCCCCGACCGTCTGACGGACTCCCTGCCGCTGGACCGCCCGGTCGGCCGCGCGGACGTGGACGGTCTGCGCATCCCGCTCGCCGTCCGCGGCTACCGCATGGCCGACGTGGACGACGCCCTCAGCCGTCTCGGCGCCGAGCTCGCCGAGCGCGACGCCCGGATCGCCGACCTGGAGTCCGCCCTCGTCGGCGCCCGCGCCGCCGCGGCCCACATCTCCATGGAGAAGCCCGCCGCGCACCCGGAGGGCGAGCAGCCGTGA
- the folP gene encoding dihydropteroate synthase, protein MFRLGRREFAPHEPVIMAIVNRTPDSFYDQGATFRDEPALARVEQAVAEGAAIIDIGGVKAGPGEEVSAEEEARRTVGFVAEVRRRFPDVVISVDTWRHDVGEAVCEAGADVLNDAWGGVDPRLAEVAARYGTGLVCTHAGGARPRTRPHRVTYEDVMADILERTVALAERAVALGVPRESVMIDPGHDFGKNTRHSLEATRRLDEMVATGWPVLVSLSNKDFVGETLDRPVKERVLGTLATTAVSAWLGARVYRVHEVAETRQVLDMVASIAGHRDPAVARRGLA, encoded by the coding sequence ATGTTCAGGCTGGGCAGGCGGGAATTCGCACCGCACGAGCCGGTGATCATGGCGATCGTGAACCGGACCCCGGACTCCTTCTACGACCAGGGCGCGACCTTCCGCGACGAACCGGCGCTCGCGCGCGTGGAACAGGCGGTGGCGGAGGGCGCCGCGATCATCGACATCGGCGGGGTGAAGGCCGGGCCGGGCGAGGAGGTCTCCGCCGAGGAGGAGGCACGGCGGACCGTCGGTTTCGTCGCCGAGGTCCGGCGGCGCTTCCCGGACGTCGTGATCAGCGTGGACACCTGGCGGCACGACGTGGGCGAGGCCGTGTGCGAGGCCGGGGCGGATGTGCTCAACGACGCGTGGGGCGGGGTCGATCCGCGGCTCGCGGAGGTCGCCGCGCGGTACGGGACGGGACTGGTGTGCACCCACGCGGGGGGCGCCCGGCCGCGGACCCGGCCGCACCGGGTGACGTACGAGGACGTGATGGCCGACATCCTCGAGCGGACCGTGGCACTGGCGGAGCGGGCCGTGGCGCTGGGGGTGCCGCGGGAGTCGGTGATGATCGATCCCGGGCACGATTTCGGGAAGAACACCCGGCACAGTCTCGAGGCGACGCGGCGGCTGGACGAGATGGTCGCCACCGGGTGGCCGGTGCTGGTGTCGTTGTCCAACAAGGACTTCGTCGGGGAGACGCTGGACCGGCCGGTGAAGGAGCGGGTGCTGGGGACCCTGGCGACGACGGCGGTGTCGGCGTGGCTGGGGGCGCGGGTGTACCGGGTGCACGAGGTGGCGGAGACACGGCAGGTGCTGGACATGGTGGCGTCGATCGCGGGACATCGCGATCCCGCGGTGGCCCGGCGGGGGCTGGCGTAG
- a CDS encoding TIGR00730 family Rossman fold protein produces the protein MATGNPEGKKSPPEEQRLGPVLRRRSQVQTTTTDQRLLDGRAPSDWVHTDPWRVLRIQSEFIEGFGALAELPPAISVFGSARTPLDSPEYETGVRLGRGLVEAGFAVVTGGGPGAMEAANKGACEAEGVSVGLGIELPFEQGLNSYVDIGLNFRYFFVRKLMFVKYSQGFVVLPGGLGTLDELFEALTLVQTQKITQFPIVLFGTGYWGGLVDWLHGTVIAQGKAADKDLLLFHVTDDVDEAVALVSKEAGR, from the coding sequence ATGGCTACTGGCAACCCCGAGGGCAAGAAGAGCCCACCGGAGGAACAGCGCCTGGGCCCGGTGCTCCGCAGGCGGAGCCAGGTCCAGACGACCACCACGGACCAGCGGCTGCTGGACGGGCGCGCGCCCTCGGACTGGGTGCACACCGACCCCTGGCGGGTGCTGCGCATCCAGTCGGAGTTCATCGAGGGCTTCGGCGCGCTCGCCGAGCTGCCGCCCGCCATCAGCGTCTTCGGCTCGGCGCGCACACCGCTGGACTCACCGGAGTACGAGACCGGTGTCCGGCTGGGCCGGGGACTGGTCGAGGCGGGCTTCGCGGTGGTCACCGGCGGCGGCCCCGGGGCCATGGAAGCGGCCAACAAGGGCGCGTGCGAGGCCGAGGGCGTCTCGGTCGGCCTCGGCATCGAGCTGCCGTTCGAGCAGGGGCTGAACAGCTACGTCGACATCGGTCTGAACTTCCGGTACTTCTTCGTGCGCAAGCTGATGTTCGTCAAGTACTCGCAGGGCTTCGTGGTCCTGCCCGGCGGACTCGGCACCCTCGACGAACTCTTCGAGGCCCTGACCCTGGTCCAGACGCAGAAGATCACCCAGTTCCCCATCGTCCTGTTCGGCACCGGCTACTGGGGCGGTCTGGTCGACTGGCTGCACGGCACGGTCATCGCCCAGGGCAAGGCGGCCGACAAGGACCTGCTCCTCTTCCACGTCACGGACGACGTCGACGAAGCGGTGGCCCTGGTGTCCAAGGAGGCGGGCCGCTGA
- the dapE gene encoding succinyl-diaminopimelate desuccinylase has protein sequence MADIPLDLTLDAARLTARLVDFPSVSGTEKPLADAIESVLRDLPHLTVDRYGNNVVARTHLGRAERVILAGHIDTVPIADNLPSRLDADGVLWGCGTCDMKAGVAVQLRIAATVPAPNRDLTFVFYDNEEVAADLNGLKHVAEQHPDWLEGDFAVLLEPSDGQVEGGCQGTLRVLLRTTGERAHSARSWMGSNAIHAAAPVLARLAAYEPRHPVIDGLEYREGMNAVGISGGVAGNVIPDECVVTVNFRYAPDRSEAEALAHVREVFADCGVTEFVVDDHSGAALPGLSHPAAAAFIEAVGGTPQPKYGWTDVSRFSALGVPAVNYGPGNPHLAHKRDERVDTAKILAGEERLRSWLTA, from the coding sequence ATGGCCGACATCCCGCTTGACCTCACCCTGGACGCGGCACGACTGACCGCGCGGCTCGTCGACTTCCCCTCCGTCAGCGGCACCGAGAAGCCGCTCGCGGACGCGATCGAGTCCGTCCTGCGCGACCTGCCGCACCTCACGGTCGACCGGTACGGCAACAACGTCGTGGCCCGGACGCACCTCGGACGCGCGGAGCGGGTGATCCTCGCCGGCCACATCGACACCGTCCCGATCGCGGACAACCTCCCCTCCCGGCTCGACGCGGACGGCGTGCTGTGGGGCTGCGGCACCTGTGACATGAAGGCGGGTGTGGCGGTCCAGCTGCGCATCGCGGCCACCGTCCCCGCCCCCAACCGGGATCTGACCTTCGTCTTCTACGACAACGAGGAGGTCGCCGCGGACCTCAACGGGCTGAAGCACGTCGCCGAGCAGCACCCCGACTGGCTGGAGGGCGACTTCGCGGTGCTCCTCGAGCCCTCCGACGGCCAGGTGGAGGGCGGCTGCCAGGGCACCCTCCGGGTGCTGCTGAGGACCACGGGCGAGCGCGCCCACTCCGCGCGGAGCTGGATGGGCTCCAACGCGATCCACGCGGCGGCCCCCGTCCTCGCCCGCCTCGCCGCCTACGAGCCGCGCCACCCGGTGATCGACGGCCTGGAGTACCGGGAGGGCATGAACGCGGTGGGCATCTCCGGGGGCGTGGCCGGCAACGTCATCCCCGACGAGTGCGTCGTCACCGTGAACTTCCGCTACGCGCCCGACCGTTCGGAGGCAGAGGCGCTGGCCCACGTGCGGGAGGTCTTCGCCGACTGCGGCGTGACCGAGTTCGTCGTCGACGACCACAGCGGTGCGGCCCTGCCCGGCCTGTCCCACCCGGCCGCGGCGGCCTTCATCGAGGCCGTGGGCGGCACCCCCCAGCCCAAGTACGGCTGGACGGACGTCTCCCGTTTCTCGGCGCTCGGCGTCCCGGCGGTCAACTACGGTCCCGGCAACCCGCACCTGGCGCACAAGCGGGACGAACGCGTGGACACGGCGAAGATCCTGGCGGGGGAGGAACGGCTGCGGTCCTGGCTGACCGCGTGA
- a CDS encoding heavy metal transporter — protein MSEPPLPSRRRGRLLRFGAASVVLLGVAGYLAVQYDSGGGSGPGCRVVSGKGDGATYEFTPEQAVNAATITAVGTARELPERAVTIALATALQESALRNIDYGDRDSLGLFQQRPSQGWGTPEEIMDPVYSAEKFYEGLEKVPGYTRLPLTVAAQRVQLSGFPQAYAKHEPDATLLAAALTGHSAATLTCKGRPGTARAAGTDAVRAALARDFGGGTLEPAGAEVSDTADPSAPSPVPPASSPPPDAPDAPLADADVDSDGRTVTLSVRADADAGRKAGAQGWQLAHWAVANASELRLERVAYAGREWTAGNAGHQWRTLDGETAGENGGETDGKNGGKNTGAAGDGAGEVRITTAR, from the coding sequence GTGTCAGAGCCACCTCTTCCTTCCAGGCGCCGGGGCCGTCTCCTCCGCTTCGGGGCGGCCTCCGTGGTTCTCCTCGGAGTCGCCGGCTACCTCGCGGTCCAGTACGACTCGGGGGGCGGCAGCGGGCCGGGCTGCCGCGTCGTGTCGGGCAAGGGCGACGGAGCCACGTACGAGTTCACTCCGGAGCAGGCGGTGAACGCGGCGACGATCACCGCCGTGGGCACCGCGCGCGAACTGCCCGAGCGGGCCGTGACGATCGCGTTGGCGACGGCCCTCCAGGAGTCGGCGCTGCGGAACATCGACTACGGCGACCGCGACTCGCTCGGCCTGTTCCAGCAGCGGCCCTCGCAGGGCTGGGGCACACCGGAGGAGATCATGGACCCGGTGTACTCGGCGGAGAAGTTCTACGAGGGCCTGGAGAAGGTGCCGGGCTACACCCGGCTGCCGCTCACCGTCGCCGCGCAGCGGGTGCAGCTCAGCGGCTTCCCGCAGGCGTACGCCAAGCACGAGCCGGACGCCACCCTGCTGGCCGCCGCCCTCACCGGTCACTCGGCGGCCACCCTGACCTGCAAGGGCCGCCCGGGGACGGCCCGTGCGGCGGGTACCGACGCGGTGCGCGCGGCGCTGGCCCGGGACTTCGGAGGGGGCACGCTGGAGCCCGCCGGTGCCGAGGTGAGCGACACGGCGGACCCCTCGGCCCCCTCCCCCGTGCCGCCCGCGTCGTCGCCCCCGCCCGACGCTCCCGACGCGCCCTTGGCGGATGCCGACGTCGACTCCGACGGGCGGACCGTGACGCTGTCGGTCCGCGCCGACGCCGACGCGGGACGGAAGGCCGGGGCACAGGGCTGGCAGCTCGCGCACTGGGCCGTGGCCAACGCCTCCGAGTTGCGCCTGGAGCGGGTGGCGTACGCCGGACGGGAGTGGACCGCGGGGAACGCCGGCCACCAGTGGCGCACGCTCGACGGCGAGACCGCCGGTGAGAACGGCGGCGAGACCGACGGCAAGAACGGTGGAAAGAACACCGGGGCCGCGGGCGACGGCGCGGGCGAGGTCCGGATCACGACCGCGCGGTAG